The following proteins are encoded in a genomic region of Takifugu flavidus isolate HTHZ2018 chromosome 3, ASM371156v2, whole genome shotgun sequence:
- the LOC130522095 gene encoding striated muscle preferentially expressed protein kinase-like isoform X3, translating into MEVCLHLYDSSNTCSSCTSALTSHLHFPLNPHSSRTQTAEESQELSPHAPLFSPQPLANSHSNTIPNRNLDKENPSDPKSERHDPSNVKPARQGPKILDKVRAFETRMASSEKPGGSVGSRVACHNSSDDGRKNGGPSGEEARILQGAAQKRATFKQRASSLEDKTNYSQIVQNYQSKFAEELQRIKKLVGKPSLKKAYSMEQLSPKDRLAAEKVEPIPPQVVQKLEARERAVREREAGEREGKSQMTLEVKGRRHPDIRGNPADSSAQGSTVHSPVAVATTPVHQLPGQPLPTAIGTSHSRETKPNFHSTPKDAFAATGQKSPMGGTDSKAATRPRSSSPHGKRATPLTAREPGSPCPPKPFQMTPSPALSVSPLLKRRKAEASQTCRAAKMSIPTILVENEPMETECGPDIRNKGTKARQKEGRVLQSEMGPGTPDKGDPDLSAGEGTAEGPRFKTQIQDTVATSGAAIVLKCVITGRPPPTVTWRKNNGAIQSDAFHVVSSEGDTHSLLIKQMSPSSVGSYCVTAVNPAGTASCSATLDIQPELECSLSLSVEECLSPREEVMALGDSLASCKNVHFRDPPSFQMAPYDQAVTEGQDVVVSAKVAGQPKPMVYWLRDKVPVKTMGRFALRQTDDGTIEMRISSVHRSDTGLYVCRIINEYGTKQAECRVDVRGAGETMLMITREVTDVAVRAGESVLLECHVAGAPDVDVDWLSNGKLIQPALLNCKMHFDGKRCRLLLNSVHEDDSGRYTCKLSTAKDELTSSANLRVMPSREPLFTRKLDILEVVEGRSARFDCKVSGSPAPRVTWMHFETKVEEGEKFRILQDGGRHSLIINHVSNDTEGFYTAVAQNIHGKSECTAELYMQEQRAAISSHMAKMEKMPSIPEEPEVLESEVERRTMPDFLKPLADVEVVEGKEVVLRCKVAGLPYPTISWYHNSKRIESSEERKMTQHRDVHSLVIRSACHAHGGVYKAVISNKVGKAACYAHLYVTDIVPEAPDGPPVIETITGKTITINWKKPKRLDPSLDSGSLLYVVQQQPLGSIQWSVVASNLKETNYTITNLSKGVRYAFRVLASTGKTLSKPSPSTDLIQLLDRGPYLRKAPIILEKPDIVYVVENQTASISITLNHVHAVVTWKRRGVVLTSKPGMYEMSMPDDDQHTLTLQRVRSTDVGQLVVTASNQFGSDLCALQLALAVRPKFETIMEDVDVYVGETSRLAVVVEGKPDPDILWYKDDVLLKESSHFTFVYDDPEYSLVILNACPEHSGVYTCTAKNLAGANSCKAELMVHTERKQEAEPMDDEGTILRKMRHLVDYYDIHKEIGRGAFSYVKRVTQKKGKAEFAAKFMCARGKRKALALREMELLSELDNERILYFHDVFEKKNVVVLITELCHEELLERMAKKTAVKELEIRCSIQQVLEGLWYLHKKNIAHLDVKPENILMASPASDQIRICDFGNAIRLDPSEEYYCKYGTPEYIAPEIVNQTPISTATDIWPVGVITYLCLTGVSPFAGENDRATALNIRNYNVAFEESMFSDLCREAKGFVIKLLVVDRLRPSAAECLRHPWFKQSPTNKSINTAMLKQVLSRRRWQRSLISYKSKMVMRTIPELLDESSNHVSIAVARHLKEGSPPPSSSSDSDADVDELPFIPMPLSVVFSSSRVSLNEIPGDEDVTASQMGYNDRFCDRTRKADDTGVSTANQNIPQDEEAQNEEKIEKAKRAPLKKGSSVESEDSETKARRTTMRRGSSADSALLLHVESEEGNSTGSELTNKSLKKAVSMELPNRSPSPGLAKISQEEYALKLELMRQRLLRGGNVDKKMSGLRGPLFETLGIEDERSTGSLDRNLRRSRTGPSTLARAASSESPLEDKPQTKPFRKSASFNQGDSEPMPLHRRYGAPLEIPLVGNGSLEDKKLQEATSMSALTERTTPESASPTKKTSFTFQKPELDQQPKQNKVRELDDTHHVKKKADGTWEERTKTQLAMADYGESEAKSPSVITPIIVIEEDDEDEERKDTQELYINEKDYQEEKESRKNSKMSSACVAPLSDKAQPRPNTVDKGSTNSINSTNIPALPEHPAVFSKVATMVGPSASAISNSTTPRQPVLRTDIKNIDSEEIFEARFKKRESSLTRGLRKLTRNKSEEKSPTLSRKGADRAEEVYRPGPNGAPLEMVSRGLQEKSKSVQDLRAEDKEPGLGLIGRFSLRSKRSSSTDKTGEKPKEGRQPDVQESAVNKRVSWSVGRSKSLDTNEPSRSKRQQDEREQRKAAESSVSAMRQKFESKVAEISAKVRTQSADRKDKATVGSQKDLGQKDTTRLTDSPIMAIRHKFENKVAGLSSKIRSQSEERNDDPDGKRTPVFARHRHSHSEGRGLKGMGIPENQLAKQTGATASKDSIESTSSLPSEKIPESDRRSRWDRWGLTRSRKDKTPSQPDLSSLTHKEEQQFIRSASDFAPVFHIKLKDSVLSEGEPVTLSCLPAGSPLPRITWRKDRKPLQVDDRMSLVSHPDGRQILQITKSNQKDDGVYECVATNPIATITTSCTLSVASVPKRPGTPEVAQTYNNTALVLWKPADTKSPCSYTLEKNTEDLPPGSTLRFRVTCSNKAGQGPSSNCSGPVSLDPAGGGATPATTEVKTVPVQPQPVPEPEVKPVQNTPRTVISTSSPPKGGAPPLSQTELGLSRPPSSAENPPKPSEDSQKSPSFPSSPLIKIPPPLITPKPQSPVNVVSPLTKTPPILPPPPVTAPLTPTKPVVPTYVPVTSTVTPRTAPTPIIFSPQVLQTSSLSPFVDGTTTPTRGTPSGRVTPSTGLRQGIPQKPYTFLDEKARGRFGIIRECQENSTGKMFMAKIVPYTQENKQEVLKEYEILKTLHSDKIMALHEAYVTPRYLVLVAEYCTGKELLHSLIDRFRYTEDDVVGYLVQILQGVEYLHSRRVLHLDLKPDNIMVTNLNTIKIVDFGSAQSFNPLSLKQKDSRTGTLEYMAPEVIKGEVVGPPADVWTIGVITYIMLSGRLPFEDKDPRQVESKILAARFDPSKLYPNVSQSASAFLKKMLSSYPWARAATRDCFAQAWLQDSYLMKLKRQTLTFTSSRLKEFLAEQQSCRLEGATKHKVLLRTYQSTPRSPLAGSTLHVPSPK; encoded by the exons GGAAACGAAACCAAACTTTCACTCCACCCCCAAAGATGCATTTGCTGCCACAGGTCAAAAATCACCCATGGGAGGCACGGATTCAAAAGCAGCTACAAGACCTCGATCATCCAGTCCACATGGGAAACGAGCTACCCCTTTAACCGCGAGGGAACCTGGGTCCCCGTGTCCTCCCAAGCCCTTCCAAATGACCCCATCGCCCGCCCTGTCTGTTAGCCCCCTTCTCAAAAGAAGGAAGGCAGAGGCGAGTCAGACGTGTCGAGCTGCAAAGATGAGCATCCCGACTATTCTGGTGGAGAATGAGCCCATGGAGACAGAATGTGGTCCTGATATAAGGAACAAAGGAACCAAAGCTCGTCAGAAAGAGGGGAGAGTTCTCCAGAGTGAGATGGGTCCTGGAACTCCAGACAAAG GTGATCCAGACCTGTCTGCTGGTGAGGGGACTGCCGAGGGCCCCAGGTTTAAGACTCAAATCCAGGACACAGTGGCAACCAGCGGTGCAGCTATCGTACTCAAATGTGTAATTACGGGGAGGCCGCCCCCTACAG TAACATGGAGGAAGAATAATGGTGCGATCCAGAGCGATGCTTTCCACGTGGTTTCATCTGAGGGAGACActcacagtctgctgataaaGCAGATGAGTCCGAGCAGCGTCGGGTCATACTGCGTCACAGCTGTCAATCCAGCCGGGACAGCGTCCTGTAGCGCCACCCTTGACATCCAGCCAG AGCTGGAATGTAGTCTGTCTCTGTCAGTGGAGGAGTGCCTAAGCCCCCGGGAGGAGGTGATGGCGCTCGGGGACTCGCTCGCATCCTGTAAAAACGTCCACTTTAGAGACCCGCCCTCATTTCAG ATGGCACCATATGACCAAGCAGTTACTGAAGGTCAAGATGTGGTCGTCTCAGCGAAGGTCGCTGGGCAGCCCAAGCCCATGGTGTATTG GTTGAGGGACAAAGTCCCAGTGAAGACAATGGGCCGGTTTGCCTTGCGGCAGACAGATGATGGCACCATCGAAATGAGAATCAGCTCGGTTCATAGGTCAGACACAGGGCTTTATGTCTGCAGAATAATCAATGAATATGGAACCAAGCAGGCAGAGTGCAGAGTGGACGTCAGAG gtgcAGGAGAGACAATGCTAATGATCACCAGGGAGGTGACCGATGTAGCGGTTAGGGCTGGCGAGTCGGTCCTGCTTGAGTGTCATGTGGCAGGAGCCCCAGATGTGGATGTCGACTGGCTGTCGAACGGGAAGCTGATCCAGCCGGCACTACTCAACTGTAAAATGCACTTCGATGGCAAAAG GTGCCGCCTGCTGCTGAATTCAGTGCATGAAGATGATAGTGGAAGGTACACGTGcaagctgagcacagccaaaG ATGAGTTGACCTcgagtgcaaacctgagagtcATGCCATCCAGGGAGCCTCTCTTTACCCGTAAACTGGATATCCTGGAGGTCGTTGAAGGCCGCAGTGCCCGGTTTGACTGCAAGGTGAGCGGCTCTCCTGCTCCCCGGGTCACATGGATGCACTTTG AGACGAAAgtggaagagggggagaaattCCGCATCCTTCAAGACGGCGGTCGTCACTCCCTCATCATCAACCACGTCAGCAATGACACCGAGGGCTTCTACACTGCAGTCGCCCAGAACATCCACGGAAAGTCTGAATGCACCGCCGAGCTCTACATGCAGGAACAGCGAGCTGCCATCTCCTCTCATAT ggcaaagatggagaaaatgccATCCATCCCAGAAGAGCCTGAGGTTCTGGAGAGTGAAGTGGAGCGGCGGACCATGCCAGACTTCCTGAAGCCGCTGGCTGATGTGGAGGTTGTTGAGGGCAAAGAGGTGGTGCTGAGGTGTAAGGTAGCCGGCCTCCCGTACCCGACCATCAGCTGGTACCACAACAGCAAACGCATAGAGAGCAGCGAAGAGCGTAAAATGACCCAGC ACAGGGATGTCCACAGTCTGGTCATCAGGAGCGCTTGTCACGCTCATGGAGGCGTCTACAAGGCCGTCATCTCCAACAAAGTGGGCAAAGCGGCTTGCTATGCCCATCTATATGTCACAG aCATTGTCCCTGAAGCTCCTGATGGTCCTCCAGTGATCGAGACCATTACAGGGAAAACTATAACAATCAACTGGAAGAAGCCAAAGAGGCTCGACCCTTCTCTTG ATTCTGGTTCCTTGTTGTAcgtggttcagcagcagcctctgggcTCCATTCAGTGGTCTGTTGTGGCCTCTAACCTGAAGGAGACCAACTACACCATCACCAATTTGTCCAAAGGAGTACGCTATGCTTTCAGAGTGCTGGCATCCACCGGGAAGACCCTGAGCAAACCGTCTCCTTCCACAGATCTGATCCAGCTTCTGGACCGAG GCCCTTATTTAAGAAAAGCACCAATCATTCTGGAGAAACCCGACATTGTCTACGTGGTGGAGAACCAAACGGCGAGCATCAGCATCACACTGAACCATGTGCACGCTGTTGTCACCTGGAAACG gaggggggtggtgttGACCAGCAAGCCAGGGATGTACGAGATGAGCATGCCAGATGATGACCAACACACCCTGACGCTCCAACGAGTACGCAGCACTGATGTGGGCCAGTTGGTGGTCACGGCGAGCAACCAGTTTGGGAGCGACCTCTGCGCCCTTCAGCTGGCTCTGGCAG TGCGCCCAAAGTTTGAAACAATCATGGAGGATGTGGATGTGTATGTGGGCGAGACGTCACGTTTGGCTGTTGTGGTTGAAGGGAAGCCTGACCCGGATATTCTGTGGTATAAG GACGATGTCCTCCTCAAGGAGAGCAGCCACTTCACCTTTGTCTACGATGATCCGGAATATTCTCTGGTCATTCTCAACGCTTGCCCCGAACACTCCGGTGTGTACACCTGCACTGCCAAGAACCTGGCTGGTGCCAACTCCTGCAAGGCTGAGCTGATGGTCCACACAG agaggaaacaagAGGCGGAGCCAATGGATGACGAAGGAACCATTCTGAGGAAGATGAGGCATCTTGTGGATTACTATGACATTCACAAAGAGATCGGGCG GGGTGCCTTCTCGTACGTGAAGAGGGTAACTCAGAAAAAGGGAAAGGCCGAATTTGCTGCCAAGTTCATGTGTGCACGAGGCAAGAGAAAAGCCCTGGCTCTCAGAGAGAtggagctgctgtctgagctGGACAATGAGAGGATCCTCTATTTCCATGACGTCTTTGAGAAGAAGAACGTGGTGGTGCTCATCACCGAGCT ATGtcatgaggagctgctggagcgaATGGCCAAGAAAACAGCAGTCAAAGAGCTGGAG ATCCGCTGTAGCATTCAGCAGGTTTTGGAAGGTCTGTGGTACCTTCACAAGAAAAACATTGCCCACCTTGATGTGAAG CCTGAAAACATTTTGATGGCAAGTCCTGCGAGCGATCAAATCCGTATATGCGACTTCGGCAATGCGATCAGATTGGACCCGTCAGAAGAGTACTACTGTAAATATGGCACGCCGGAATACATCGCGCCGGAGATCGTGAACCAAACTCCcatctccacagcaacagacatATG GCCTGTCGGTGTCATCACTTACCTCTG CCTGACTGGCGTGTCTCCTTTTGCCGGTGAGAATGACAGAGCCACTGCCTTGAATATCCGGAACTACAACGTGGCGTTTGAGGAGAGCATgttttctgacctctgcagagAAGCTAAGGGGTTTGTCATCAAGCTTCTGGTGGTGGACAGACT GAGGCCCAGTGCTGCCGAATGCCTTCGTCATCCTTGGTTCAAG CAGTCACCgacaaataaaagcatcaacacAGCGATGTTGAAGCAAGTTTTGTCTCGAAGGCGATGGCAG cgGTCTCTTATCAGCTATAAATCCAAGATGGTGATGCGGACAATTCCGGAGCTTCTGGATGAGTCATCCAACCATGTCTCCATCGCTGTGGCTCGACATTTAAAGGAAGGCTCCCcgccaccctcctcttcctcggatTCAGATGCAGATGTCGATGAACTTCCTTTTATCCCAATGCCACTTTCAGTAGTTTTTTCAAGTTCCAGGGTCTCCCTTAATGAGATCCCCGGGGATGAAGATGTCACTGCATCACAGATGGGGTACAATGACAGATTTTGTGATAGGACTCGAAAGGCAGATGACACAGGGGTCTCGACGGCCAATCAAAACATCCCACAAGATGAAGAGGCtcaaaatgaggagaaaatagAAAAGGCAAAACGAGCACCCCTCAAGAAAGGATCTAGTGTGGAGTCAGAAGATTCTGAGACAAAAGCCAGGAGGACAACCATGAGGAGAGGCAGTTCCGCAGACTCGGCATTGCTTCTCCATGTTGAATCTGAAGAGGGAAATTCCACCGGTTCAGAATTGACAAACAAAAGCCTGAAAAAGGCTGTTTCAATGGAGCTCCCCAATCGCAGTCCAAGCCCTGGCCTGGCAAAGATAAGCCAGGAGGAATATGCCCTGAAACTGGAACTAATGAGACAGCGATTGCTCAGAGGAGGAAACGTGGATAAAAAGATGAGCGGTCTTCGTGGGCCATTGTTTGAGACCCTTGGCATAGAAGATGAGAGGAGCACGGGATCCCTTGATCGGAATCTGAGGAGATCCAGAACAGGGCCATCAACACTGGCCAGAGCAGCATCCTCTGAAAGTCCATTGGAGGACAAGCCACAGACAAAACCTTTTCGCAAAAGTGCCTCCTTCAATCAGGGTGATTCAGAACCAATGCCCCTGCATCGCAGGTATGGAGCCCCCTTAGAAATCCCATTAGTTGGAAATGGGAGTCTAGAAGATAAGAAGCTCCAAGAAGCAACCTCAATGTCTGCACTTACAGAGCGAACCACACCGGAATCTGCCTCGCCTACAAAAAAGACCTCTTTCACGTTCCAAAAACCTGAATTGGACCAACAACCAAAGCAGAACAAAGTGAGAGAACTTGATGACACGCACCATGTGAAGAAGAAAGCAGATGGTACTTGGGAGGAAAGGACCAAAACCCAATTGGCAATGGCAGATTATGGCGAATCTGAGGCTAAATCACCTTCTGTAATTACTCCTATAATTGTGAtagaggaagatgatgaagatgaggagagaaaagacacgcAGGAGTTGTATATTAATGAAAAGGACTatcaggaagagaaagaaagtaGAAAAAATAGTAAAATGTCATCGGCATGTGTGGCTCCTTTGTCTGATAAGGCCCAGCCCAGACCAAATACCGTGGATAAAGGAAGTACAAATAGTATAAATTCTACCAACATCCCAGCTCTTCCTGAACATCCGGCAGTGTTTTCCAAGGTAGCAACTATGGTCGGACCTTCAGCATCTGCAATATCTAATTCCACCACCCCCCGCCAGCCTGTGCTGCGGACGGATATCAAAAACATCGACTCGGAGGAGATCTTTGAAGCCCGTTTCAAGAAGCGCGAGTCGTCTTTAACCCGAGGCCTCCGGAAACTGACTAGAAATAAATCAGAAGAGAAGTCACCAACGCTGAGCCGAAAGGGGGCAGACAGGGCCGAGGAGGTTTATAGGCCAGGGCCGAACGGGGCACCCCTGGAAATGGTATCCAGGGGACTACAGGAAAAATCCAAATCTGTCCAAGATTTGAGAGCAGAGGATAAAGAGCCAGGCCTTGGCCTCATTGGAAGGTTTTCCTTGCGATCCAAGAGGTCATCTTCAACTGATAAGACGGGAGAGAAGCCAAAGGAAGGAAGGCAACCAGATGTTCAGGAATCTGCCGTGAACAAGAGAGTTTCGTGGTCTGTTGGTCGCAGCAAGTCTTTGGATACAAACGAGCCGAGTCGCTCGAAAAGACAACAGGATgaaagagaacaaagaaaagctgctgaGTCATCCGTTTCTGCCATGAGGCAAAAGTTTGAGTCCAAGGTGGCAGAAATATCTGCAAAAGTGAGAACTCAGTCAGCAGACAGGAAGGATAAAGCTACCGTTGGGAGTCAGAAGGATCTGGGACAGAAAGATACAACGAGACTGACTGATTCGCCCATCATGGCAATACGGCACAAGTTTGAGAACAAAGTGGCAGGATTATCCTCAAAAATCCGCAGTCAGTCCGAAGAGAGGAACGATGATCCCGATGGAAAACGGACACCTGTGTTTGCTCGCCATCGCCATTCCCACTCAGAAGGGCGAGGACTAAAGGGAATGGGAATACCTGAGAATCAACTGGCGAAGCAGACCGGCGCCACTGCATCCAAGGATTCGATTGAATCAACTTCCAGCCTCCCGTCTGAAAAAATCCCTGAGAGTGACAGACGGTCAAGATGGGACAGGTGGGGTTTGACCAGGAGTAGGAAAGACAAGACGCCGTCCCAGCCTGATCTGTCCTCATTAACCCACAAAGAGGAACAGCAGTTTATCCGTTCTGCTTCTGATTTTGCCCCTGTGTTCCACATCAAGCTGAAGGACAGCGTCTTATCAGAGGGGGAACCTGTCACTCTGAGCTGTCTCCCAGCTGGAAGTCCACTTCCTAGAATTACATGGAGGAAAG ATCGGAAGCCATTGCAGGTGGATGACAGAATGAGCCTCGTATCCCACCCAGATGGCAGGCAGATCCTCCAGATCACAAAGTCCAACCAGAAAGACGACGGAGTTTACGAATGCGTGGCTACCAACCCCATTGCTAcgatcaccacctcctgcacatTGTCTGTAGCTT CTGTCCCAAAGCGTCCAGGGACCCCTGAAGTTGCCCAGACATACAATAACACAGCCCTGGTGCTTTGGAAGCCGGCAGACACCAAGTCTCCATGCAGCTACACCCTGGAGAAAAATACAGAAG ATCTCCCACCTGGTAGCACTCTGAGGTTCCGCGTCACCTGCAGCAACAAGGCAGGACAGGGACCCTCCAGCAACTGTTCTGGTCCCGTGAGTTTGGACCCAGCAG GCGGAGGAGCTACACCTGCCACAACAGAAGTAAAGACAGTTCCAGTTCAACCTCAACCAGTGCCTGAACCTGAAGTGAAACCAGTCCAGAACACCCCCAGAACTGTTAtttccacttcctctcctccaaaaGGTGGAGCTCCACCTCTGTCCCAGACGGAACTCGGTTTGTCTCGACCTCCATCTAGTGCAGAAAACCCGCCCAAACCCAGCGAGGACAGTCAGAAATCCCCCTCGTTCCCCTCATCACCCCTCATTAAAATTCCTCCACCTCTTATCACGCCCAAACCACAGAGTCCAGTCAacgtggtgtcccctctgaccAAAACACCACCCATACTGCCACCGCCTCCTGTAACCGCCCCTTTGACACCAACCAAGCCTGTGGTGCCAACATACGTCCCTGTCACCTCCACGGTCACCCCCCGCACGGCCCCGACTCCCATCATCTTTTCCCCGCAGGTGCTCCAGACCTCCAGTCTAAGCCCCTTTGTTGATGGGACGACTACGCCAACCAGGGGGACCCCGTCTGGACGAGTGACACCCTCGACTGGGCTGCGTCAGGGAATTCCTCAGAAACCTTACACGTTCCTGGACGAGAAGGCCAG GGGTCGTTTTGGCATCATTCGAGAGTGCCAGGAAAACAGCACGGGTAAAATGTTCATGGCGAAGATCGTTCCCTACACTCaggagaacaaacaggaagtcctgaaGGAGTACGAGATCTTGAAAACCCTTCACAGTGACAAAATCATGGCTCTGCACGAAGCATACGTCACGCCGCGCTACCTTGTGCTGGTGGCAGAGTACTGCACAGGCAAAGAGCTTCTCCACAGCCTCATCGACAG GTTCCGCTACACTGAGGATGATGTCGTGGGCTACCTGGTGCAGATATTGCAGGGAGTGGAGTACCTCCACAGCCGGCGTGTCCTCCACCTGGACCTGAAGCCAGACAACATCATGGTGACCAATCTCAACACCATCAAGATCGTGGACTTTGGGAGCGCTCAGAGCTTCAACCCGCTCAGCCTCAAGCAAAAGGACTCGAGGACAGGAACTCTGGAGTACATGG CTCCTGAGGTAATCAAAGGTGAAGTGGTCGGTCCTCCTGCGGATGTTTGGACCATCGGCGTCATTACTTACATCAT GCTCAGTGGTCGACTCCCCTTCGAAGATAAAGATCCTCGACAGGTGGAGTCGAAGATCCTGGCTGCAAGGTTTGACCCGAGCAAACTTTACCCCAACGTGTCTCAAAGCGCCTCTGCCTTCCTCAAAAAGATGCTGAGCAGTTACCCTTG GGCTCGTGCGGCAACCAGAGACTGCTTCGCCCAGGCCTGGCTGCAAGACTCCTACCTGATGAAGCTCAAGCGTCAGACTCTCACCTTCACCTCTAGCCGGCTCAAGGAGTTCCTGGCGGAGCAGCAATCCTGCCGCTTGGAGGGCGCCACCAAGCACAAGGTGCTGCTGCGCACCTACCAGAGCACGCCACGGTCCCCGCTGGCTGGCTCCACGCTTCACGTTCCCAGCCCCAAGTGA